The proteins below are encoded in one region of Candidatus Palauibacter soopunensis:
- a CDS encoding biopolymer transporter ExbD produces MKRRFTQQADGIGVVAEINVTSLVDVAFTLLIIFMITAPILQGGIEIDLPEGVSAPLSASDALVVSIDADGQIYLDDVPVTFEEFDASLALALERFESDMVYLKADGDLALREATRVMGPIQDAGGVLNIVTDPDPRRRRP; encoded by the coding sequence ATGAAGAGGCGCTTTACACAGCAGGCGGACGGGATCGGCGTCGTGGCGGAGATCAACGTCACGAGCCTCGTCGACGTCGCGTTCACCCTCCTCATCATCTTCATGATCACGGCGCCCATTCTTCAGGGTGGGATCGAAATCGACCTGCCGGAGGGCGTCTCCGCGCCTCTCAGCGCCTCCGATGCGCTCGTCGTCTCGATCGACGCAGACGGGCAGATCTACCTGGATGACGTACCGGTGACGTTCGAGGAGTTCGACGCTTCGCTCGCGCTGGCTCTCGAGCGCTTCGAGTCGGACATGGTATATCTGAAGGCGGATGGCGATCTCGCCCTTCGGGAGGCGACCCGCGTGATGGGTCCGATTCAGGACGCCGGAGGCGTGCTGAACATCGTCACCGATCCGGACCCGAG